A stretch of DNA from Planococcus antarcticus DSM 14505:
CGCTGGAAGCCTTGGCGGTAATGGCGTTCTTCGGCCATTGCGGACAAGGCTGAAGCGACTCGAGGAACTGGGCGCAGAAGTCTGGACAACAAGAAAAGCGGAGGCGCCCGTGTAGATTCCACTCAGAGCAATCGGTTGATCCAATCGACATAAAGAAGCACATCCGGATTTTTCCGGATGTGCTTCTTTATCTTGAAACTAAACTTTTTAATGCCAAATTGATGTTTTGAGGCCTTTCAGCCAATCTTCTCATATAGTAGGCATACCAGTCCTGGCCAAAAGGAACATAGGTGGTGAAAGCAAAACCTTCTTTTGCCAGGTCTTTTTGCATTTCTGAACGAAACCCGTAGAGCATCTGGAATTCGAAGCTGTCCAATGGGATATTTTTTTCTTTTATAAATGTTTTAACCTGTCCAATAATATGATGATCGTGCGTCGCGATTGACGTGTATCCAGGAGCTTGAAGATGGATCTTGATCAGCTTCAAATAATTTTCATCGATTTCTTTTTTCTCCTGAAGAGAAACTTCTACGCTTTCTTTATAAGCGCCTTTTACAAGACGGAGACGGACATTCTGCAAGTTTTCCACGTCTTTTTCGGATCGGTATAGATAGGCTTGGATAACTGTGCCGACATTTTCGTATTGCTTGAGCAGAGCTTCGAGAATATCGAGTGTTTGCTGCAGGTGAGCATAATCTTCCATATCCAAATTGATGAAAATATCGTATTTTTCAGCAGCAGCGACAATTTCTTGGATATTTTGAAGACAGAAGGCGGGATCGATGTCCAAACCGATTTGTGTCAACTTAACAGACATATGTGCATTCACACTATGACTCTGAATAGCTTCTAGTGTTCGCAGGATAGCATCTTTGGCTCGTACCGCTTCCTCTTTAGTATGCACAAATTCACCAAGACTATCGATTGTTGCGCTAATTCCATTCGAATTTAGTTCTTTTACCGACTGCATCATACTTTGAATATCAGTTCCAGCAACCATTTTACCGGCCCCTAATTTCAAGCCCCATTTTTTAGCGGCGCTGTTTAACACCTGATTTTTAGACAACGCAATGAAAAAGCTCTTTGTTACACCCACATCTAACTCCTCCTATACTGTTAAAACACTTTGTCGATACAGCCTAAGCTTTTAGACCAGAGAAACGCCTTGCTCAATGAAATACAGTCCATTTCTTGGAGGGAATTGTTCTATAATTCATTGTTATCTCAGAGCATATCATACATGTATTAAAAATAAAAAATCTTAAGAAGTTGATGAGATTTCCTTGCATGCTTCTGCCACTCAATTTGGACTTGAAATGGGAATTTATAGAATTTGAAAAGTTGTGGAACAAAAAAGTGTAGAATAGAAAGAGGCAATTATGCCAGTCAGGGGGAAAAGAATGAATCATAAAGCTGCTCAAGGATTTATTTTTTCTGTTTCGGCATATGCCTTAGTGCATTTTATCACCTACTTTTTTGAGATTGCTGGATTAACCACGATGCTCTCAATTTTAGGTGTATTAATTTTATTGTCTGCTTTTTTCTTGCTGCCCTTCAAGAAAATTCAACTGCAATTATTTTTAGTTGTTATGGCCTTGGTTGTTCTTCTTTTCACGAGTAATTCTGTTGCGGACGATATAGTTCGAGGATTGCAGCAAATGAGAAGCCTCATCGGATTGCTGCTAATAGTGCCAATGATCAGTTGGGTTTTGAAAGAAGAACCTTATATAGAAGAAATTATGAGTTTCGCACATAATTTTCTAAATAAAAGCCAGAAGTTTTACTTTGGTCTCATGGCGATGACACAAGTGATCTCCCATTTCCTTTTGTTTGGAGTAGTTCCGATGATGTACCGTTTTATCGATACATTTTTAAAAGAGCATAAAGACGAGGCGTGGGAAAACTTTAAGGGAACAGCTATTCTGCGCGGGTTTGGGCTATCTACATTATGGGTCATCAGCATTCCTAGCTTTATTTTTGCTGTGGAAGCGCTGGAAGCGACTCTATGGAAATCGATTGCACTTGGGTTCGTTTTTGCTTTAGCGGGAACGATTTTATCAGTAATCTTTTCCTATTTCCAGGAAAAGAAATACGGAGTGGACTTTTCTCATGTTTTAGAACAAGAAGTCAATAAAGCCATGAAGAATTCACGGAATCAAGGAAACTTCAATAAAGATGTTGCGGAATTTGTTTTTCTATTCATTTCTCTGTTTGGGACTATTTTCTTTGTCCACGAAATAACTGGAGTGGAGTTTTTACTAACCGTTCCATTAGTCATCCTTATATGGTCCTTGCTGTATTTTCTAATCAAAAGAAAGTCCTCCAGTTTTGTTGTGGAGACCCGGTATTATTTTTCAACGGGAATTGCCAAGCAGGCACAGCAATTCAGCATTTTAATCGCTGCGGGTTTGTTAATCTATGCATTAAATCAATCGAATGTCGGCGACTATGTGATTAGCGGCATGAATTTTTTGACCGGAATCATCCCGTTGCTAAATATTCTGTTTCTGATTCCGTTCATTGTGATTTTCCTGGGGTTTATCGGATTGGGTCCGTTGCCGGTCATCGTTTTGGTGACTGGGGTGTTGGAGGGAATCTCTTTCCCGTATCCGCCGGAACTGGTGGTATTAGCCGTGACTTCAGGAAGCGTCATCTCTATCATCTTGTCGCCTTTTGTTATGCCGGTCATTATTTTAAGCAGTGTCAATGGATTAAGTGGAATCCGCAATGGCCTCCAATTCAATTTGAAATTTGCTATCGCTTTTTACATTATGGTCCAATTATTCATTCAGATAGCTATTCATTTATAGCAGAATCCTAATGCGCGTAAGAGTCTTTAAAGATTCTTACGCGCATTTTCTTAAGTTCAGAAGGTAGAAAATTGAAAGCTTGTAGTTCATGACGTATAATTCGAGATAACTGAATATTAAAACGAGGAGGTAAAAAATTGAATGGAAAAATTCAGACAACAAAAACAGCGGTCGAGACTTTGCTGGTCAACCGGTATATCGATGGTGTTTTAGATCCTGGAAAAGAAATGCTGGGTCCTATAAAAGATGGCGGGCATATCATTGCTCACACTGCTCCAGGGTGTTGGGGACCAATGATTACTCCTTGTATACGAGGTGGCCATGAAGTAACGCAACCTGTTTATGTCGAAGGCGCAGAACCGGGGGACGGCATCGTCATCAAAATTAAATCGGTCGAAGTGACATCTCAAGCTACATCTTCAGGAAATGACAGCCCTGTCGAAGGTCGCTTTCTCGGAGATCCTTTTATTGCGGTGAAATGCCCTGGGTGTGGAACAATGTATCCAGATACCGTTATCAAAGGCGTTGGACAGGAAGCTATTCGCTGTGCTAACTGCGATGCAGATGTGACACCATTCGTTTTTACCAATGGCTATACGATGTTTTTCGGAGAAAAGGGGGATGTGGGGATCACCTTATCCAAAGAAGCAGCAGAGACAATTGCTGAAGATGGCCGGGGTTACATGAAAACGCCTGAGAACTCTGTGCAAAATCCGATTGTGACGTTTGCGCCACATGATTTGGTTGGAACCATCGCGCGCATGCGACCATTTTTGGGACAGCTGGGAACAACACCTTCACGCCCAACACCCGATTCGCATAATGCCGGTGATTTTGGTTCTTTTCTTGTCGGTGCTCCACATGAATATGCGAGCACGCAGGAAGAGCTGGAG
This window harbors:
- a CDS encoding proline dehydrogenase family protein, yielding MGVTKSFFIALSKNQVLNSAAKKWGLKLGAGKMVAGTDIQSMMQSVKELNSNGISATIDSLGEFVHTKEEAVRAKDAILRTLEAIQSHSVNAHMSVKLTQIGLDIDPAFCLQNIQEIVAAAEKYDIFINLDMEDYAHLQQTLDILEALLKQYENVGTVIQAYLYRSEKDVENLQNVRLRLVKGAYKESVEVSLQEKKEIDENYLKLIKIHLQAPGYTSIATHDHHIIGQVKTFIKEKNIPLDSFEFQMLYGFRSEMQKDLAKEGFAFTTYVPFGQDWYAYYMRRLAERPQNINLALKSLVSR
- a CDS encoding acetamidase/formamidase family protein, yielding MNGKIQTTKTAVETLLVNRYIDGVLDPGKEMLGPIKDGGHIIAHTAPGCWGPMITPCIRGGHEVTQPVYVEGAEPGDGIVIKIKSVEVTSQATSSGNDSPVEGRFLGDPFIAVKCPGCGTMYPDTVIKGVGQEAIRCANCDADVTPFVFTNGYTMFFGEKGDVGITLSKEAAETIAEDGRGYMKTPENSVQNPIVTFAPHDLVGTIARMRPFLGQLGTTPSRPTPDSHNAGDFGSFLVGAPHEYASTQEELETHRTDGHMDISRVRAGAVLVCPVKVPGGGIYLGDMHAMQGDGEIAGHTSDVAGIVHLEVHVIKGLNNAGPILLPNVEDLPYTAKPFTENERQTARQLAEKWNIDKLEESLPVSFVGTGPTLNDATENGLQRAADLFSVPVPEIMNRATITGSIEIGRHPGVVTITFLAPEHYLKKAGLLELVKAQYS